The nucleotide window cacacacactcgaTTTCATCAGTGATGGTGCTGCAGTTCTTGTAAACAACATTTTGACATCTCTCTTGTTGGAAAGACTACTATATAAATGTAAGGTGATTTAACTTCCTAACATGGCTCAGATACAGTCTGGCATTGAATggcaagcattttttttttcaatcattttgttcaaaagtGTTTTCTCTTTAAGGGGCAGCAGAGGTATCAGAAATAGCAGACCCAGAGGGGCCATCAGTACAGGGGTGCCTTTGCCAAAAATgcctctccacactgctgcccagttcTTGCCACTGCTGAACCTGAATGTGTCTCTTTTGTTCACTTTGTTCTGAAACAATATTTCAAGGCCTATCTATGGAATGCAGACAGCTCAAACACACTGTCTGGTGTTAGCAGTCTAATCTTTTGAAACGTGTCAATCTGGAATTTTCTTGATGTTTGGTAATTCCTTAGACTAATTTCAAAACACTGCTATAGTTTTAAGAGACTACATCTTTTAGAAAAGCTAAAGCCAATTCAACCAAACTGCCCTTGGCATAAAATCACACTGACCCTTTCTGTCATACAACAATGTAGATTTGCACAATTGTTACACAGTGCTTACTTGTTTTAACTGTACAGGCAAATTGCCTGCCTAAAGTGTCAAAAACATATGAAATGGGATGCAAGTTTGAAATAAAGTGGACTGTTCAGATGTCAGTGCCCTTGCGgataaacactgaaatatgcCTCAGGGAAATACTGACTGTGCTTCATGGAACACCATCATGAAGTGACATTAAGCACAGAAACAAATGGCCACATCGATACTCGACAGCATGGTCGAAATTTGCGTGAATCTTCTGACcttgcacatatgcacaccGGTAAGGTACGAGACCTGTCCTTTTAGACAGCAGATTCCTATGACTTCGGTATAAATGCACACCATTAAAGAAGTTTCAAGTGCTTCGAGATAATTTACCCAGAAACACTCGTGAGCTTTCTGACAATGTCTACGAGAGCATTCAAAACGTAAAGCCTGGTAAGCTGTTCTAGTATCCATGTTTCaaattatgggaaaaaaaaaatgttatttgctgGTAAATAACTGCTAGATTCACCCTGATGGCCATTCACATTGGCTGGCTGATGATGGCGTGCTGGGGACGATCCTGTCAGCATCATCTTGTGATACTTGGAAACATTACTGATCTCAGAAACAACACACAAAGCCAGAGCCAGCTATGTACAAATCACTCCCTACTTTTACTTTAAATATTGCTTGAAATATCTGACTAGTAAACACAAAGTGGTCCTGAGTGGATCCTTTTGTTGAAACTTTCAGTAGGCAGCACTTCAAAAAGGCAACACTGCATTCAATTGACAATAACTACACAGCACTAAGGCAGCAATAGTCAACTAACTGCATTAGTGCTACTAGTAATTTATATGCCGAAATGATAGGAGTTCACATTTCAATAAGATTACATTATCGTATTTGGTAATCAATTGGCTATATTATGGCTACAAGATAAATACGGTGCTGTTAACCACTCATGGAATGTGTCACcaagataaaaaagaaactaaaaacaAAGGCCTGCAGTTGTAATTCCTACTGTTTGCCTCCCACTCCTGTCTCTAGCCCTCAGAAGGATTCTTAGCCTTAGGTTTTTGCCTTCTTTACagcaataaatatttacacCCTCCCTTCTTtgtcctctccttcctttcaaCACAGACTGGTTTTTGGAAGGAAGGTACACATCTTCTCATTAAAAACAgggatttcatattttttttccacataaaaacTATCAAAAGTTGAATTCTCTTAAAACCTTAATTGTCctatgaagttttttttttttcctttccatgcTCCACTTTTCCATTGCTTTTTGTTACCATTTTTTCGCTTGCTTCTGTACAGTCTCTGGACCCGTCTGGGTTATACCTCCAGGATCTCCTCTGCTGTTCCCCCACAGCGCAAGCGGTAGCGGCCAGTCCTCCAGCTTATCGTGGGGTCCCACAGCGCTGAGAGGAAGATCTGTATCGTCATGGACTCCCTGATGAACCAGGCCACGGCATAGTCCAGCTTGGAGAAGGCCGGGGGGCCTCCCTGCAGAGGAGAAGGgcgaacagagagagagtgaggtcaGGGTTGAAGGCTGTCCAGTCAAGAAATGCACTTCCTCATAAGTTGTGACCGAGTAAGGGATGCCATTTCATGCCTGCagttacatgaaaatgtaaatgtctgaaattacatgacattacatttctgACTGAAAACAGTCTACTTTTTTGGTCTCATGCGGTCTGCCTTGTTTGTTGCATGCTTTAAACCTCAAGTTTAGAGCAGACACCTCTTTAGGCCGCATAAAAATACCACcgaacgccccccccccagccagtgAGACGTGTGAGTGTGACGGCACAAGCTCTGCTTCACCTGGATGCCTCGGAGTTGGATGTAGTCTGCGATGAACCAGGCCAGGCAGTGGCACATGAAGAAGACCATGATGTCCCAGCGGAACACGTGGTGCGCCGCCCAGCCGATGATGAGGCTGGCCACGAAGCACTCGGAGATGGGCTCGCAGACGGTGGCTGGGAGCATGTTGATGCGCAGCTTGGCCCACCTGAGAGCAACACAAGGAGGCTTAGAGCTGCGCAAGCTGTGCATCCGAAAGCAGACGCACTCAGGACTTCATTTCTCAATCTTATCTTACCCAGCTCTCATATTTTTCAAATCTGAGAACTGACAATCAATGAACATCACAGCGAGTTCATTTTGGCACAAGTCTTGTACATTAGTCAGgctaacattttttaatgtttacaattacccaatttatacagctggatgttagAGAAAGTCCAGTATTGTGGGTGTAGATGCAAACTTTACGAGCACTTCCTGACACAAGATTCAAATCCAAAATTCTGTAGGCTTCAGTCCAGTATTCTATCACTGATTGGTTCTGCCGCTATTCATTCAATTATAATGATCTCATATTTGGGACATGAGCTGATGTGGTAACAATAGACGTACCTGATCATGCGAGACTGGAATTGTGCAATTGAATAAGAGCCCGAGTTCTGCATGGCTACCTGCGTTGCCATAGCGAATTTCCACCCCCTGCAGAACACATGAGAAAGGGTAAAGGGctttcattttaccatttttacaatTAGCTAGCCAGTGTTTTGCagaaatccaaaacacacacaggtttatAATAACGGAGGACGAACTGGGCATTCCAAAGACTCTGCTGGACAGAGGGTAGTCATCAATAAACAGTTAATGACGATTCCACATAATTTCAATACGAAATGCTAACCAATTGTCCTGCTTTCTTACATTCATTTGTCGAATACTAATTTGAGAGAAGagtttgaaatattgaaatattgttcATGGAAGATTTAATAACAATGCCTAATGGTATTGGTACATTACATACCTGAAACTGTAGTGGTACATTTGCCACAGGGACattgatttaaacatttttcaacaccATACAAACTGAAGTAGTAAGGAATGATAATTTATACAATGACGACAtacatcaaatgaaaaagatttGCTGACATCTATTTCTCACATTCCATATGGTACATTTCCATGGTACCCATGACAGCCTCTAGGTGACAGCCAGCTGAGCTCTAAACCCACAGTATAGTGTCTGGAATAATCTGTCATTAATGTAAGTACTTGACAGCAAACATAAACACgtcaaattttaatttctggGATGATTCATGGCAGCAACAGTTAAAGcttcatatttgcatttcacaaaattactaactgaaacaggcaaaaaagagtgcaattttgaaacaaaaaacttCCCCTTATTTTCAACCCTAACCAGCCGTTACCACTATTGTGTGTACAATCACTGCACTATTAAGGGAGGTCCAGAATGATGCAATGTTTTTGTGGCCTAaaggctgggaaaaaaaagtggactGCGGGATCTGGTTCCCACATTCTGAGCTCCGCAGCTAACCCCTCCTACCTGTCCGCAATGGCCTTGGCCATGAAGTAGTCCTCCGCAATGTACTGGGCAAAAGCGATGAGCCCCCCGGCCTGGTCCAGGATATCCTTCCTCATGAGGCACGACATGCCTGTCACACATTTAATGCCCATCACATTGGCTGAGATGTAGGAGCGTGGGTGGGATGTCCCAAAGTACACCTGCAGAGATCAAGAACAAGTGTTTGACAGTAAGCAGGAGAGCTACCACAATGACAGAACACACAAAGAcccagtaataataatgagaaatgcgttattattattactgctagTACATCATCCCAAAAAATACTACCATGTCGCTCAAACACCTTCAcccaaaacattaaaacatggaCAGATTAATTCAAAGACAAAAGTctatggaaaaaatacatggtATAAACAAAGTAAGCTATCAGATAACAAAATATACCATTTTACAGCCATTAAAAGGTAGTCTTAAGAATCCATTCAGTCCTTCTTATGAAGGAgtctcacagacagatgcagtGAGCTTTTGTATAAATGTGCTTCAATCAAATTTTGTTTCACACAGTGCTCTTAATAAAGAGTTGTGACAGAACACATCACAGAGCACATTTAAAAGAGCAATTACAAGTTATCCAAGTGCCATGCctacaaatatatacaaagcATAGATGTGCCCCAGGAGCCCACGTAGCAACCCAGTGGTTCGTGGCAGGGACAAACCAGAAGTGACTGTGGTTACACAGAGTAGCTAACAAAATCAATCCCAAATGACTAATATAATACAAATGCAGAGGTAAATTGtgataag belongs to Megalops cyprinoides isolate fMegCyp1 chromosome 5, fMegCyp1.pri, whole genome shotgun sequence and includes:
- the ugcg gene encoding ceramide glucosyltransferase; protein product: MALLELAMQGLSLFGFILFIVLWLMHFMSIIYVRLHLNKKTTDKQPYSKLAGVSLLKPLKGVDPNLINNLETFFELDYPKYEILLCVQDHDDPAIDVCKKLLGKYPNVDARLFIGGKKVGINPKINNLMPGYEVAKYDLVWICDSGIRVKSDTLTDMANQMTEKVGLVHGLPYVADRQGFAATLEQVYFGTSHPRSYISANVMGIKCVTGMSCLMRKDILDQAGGLIAFAQYIAEDYFMAKAIADRGWKFAMATQVAMQNSGSYSIAQFQSRMIRWAKLRINMLPATVCEPISECFVASLIIGWAAHHVFRWDIMVFFMCHCLAWFIADYIQLRGIQGGPPAFSKLDYAVAWFIRESMTIQIFLSALWDPTISWRTGRYRLRCGGTAEEILEV